The Plasmodium knowlesi strain H genome assembly, chromosome: 14 region cctTCCTGTTTGACGAGGGAGAGAATGAAAAGATGGAATCCGTGGATCCAGAATTGTATGAAAGTCTAAGCGGCTGCATCGAAAACGAAATGAAGGATAACTATTTGGATTCGATGATTGAGTGTACGGAAGACGACTATCACTCGGAAGATGTTCATTACGAAGCAGATGACTTAagtgaagaaacaaaaagaaagaagtatcACACTTATGGACGCAGGTTCTCAGATAAAGATTTTGGAGGAGATAACGTCCACAGATATTACCAACATTTACCCATATATTACGATGGAGAAAATGATGGACCaatgaagaaatttaaaagagTTTACAATGCGAACAAGATAGAAAATTTAGAGAGGAATATTAGAGAGGAGGATCTTTACTACCCCTCCGTCCCCGTACACTGGAAAGTCTATGTCTGTCTTCTCCTGGACAAGAAATATAattacgaaaatgaaaatgataaacAAGTTTATGAAagatttaataaaaatgttcgcCATAGATATGCTTTGGAATTCCTCTCTTGGGTGAAACTTTCTACAAGAATATACCAGAACACATCTAAAGTATTAATGACTTTCAATttaaagagaaaggaaaatatttttggcaacctcctcttttttaccTCAGTAAATCTACACTACGCAGATATGTTCTTGAAGTCTAATCCTTATGTGAAGCTAGGACTTTGCGAAGAATTATACTTATATGCCTATGAACAGAACAATGACCACTTCTTACTGGGTACCTTCCCAAACTTGTtcctacaaaaaaattatttatttattaaatttttcaatCAGGACAAGTTAAACCACATTAACGATTTGTATGAAAAGCACATGCGTTTTTTTATTCGTTCTAATATGATTTTCAAGTTGGGCGTTTTGAAACAGGCTCCCAAGGACAACTTGAAAGATCTCTTTTTAACTACTAAGCAATACTTGCCTATCACTGAGGCCCAGACAAAAAACGTTCTGGCCCAATTCGATGAGGAGATGGGTGCCTTCGAGCACTGTTCTTCCGTGGAGGTCGACTCGGATAGCACCATTCGCCAGATAAAGAGTGCCCATCACAGGATGAACGTAGCCAATGaagcggaaaaaatggactcGGCAAACGCTTCTAACAGTGATAATGGCGATAACGACGCTGATGCCCGTGATGATGTTGATATTGGTGGTGCCCCCACCGGGAAGTTCGCGCGAGAATGTCTGGCCGAGCTCACTATCGCCAACTGCAAGGACGAGGAGGAGGCGCAAGAATTCCTGGAGAAGGATCCATACACCAGGAGTTGCCTTTACGAGAGCATTTTCTTTTGCGAGGTGCGCGAAGTAGCTCCGCACGTACAGTACACAGAGGGTTATATCCCGAAGGCTAAGAACTACATGGATTATCATCACGAAGTAGATACAAACTTAAACCCCAACTACGACCTGGAGGAAAAGCCGGAGTACATGGAGAACAGAAGTCTTGCCCAGAAAAAATTCGCAAACCACGAAAAGGTGGATATGGACATTTTGGATACCTTCATCAAGTTGAAGTATACCAATAGGGAGGTCGACTGTGAGGGCGGGGAGGCAGAACAACTGGCACCTGAGAAAGATCTAACAACAGCGGAGAATGAATCCGAAGCTACAGTTGAATCCTCCCCACAACCTCCTATCGCGCTTTTCAActcgaggaagaagaaaaaaaggatgaacaaACGATACAGGGTAAAAATTGTTGACTATGAAAACGAATACATGGAGTATCTTTGCAACGTTCAGAATAATAAGATCGTTCAccttaagaaggaagagagaaaTATCCCTTTGGACGAGGTGACCCCCTGTCCGTCGAGAGATATTTACGATGTCCTAGTGGAAGATATGAAGAACCCAAAAATATACCGGAAGAAGGATATCATCCTTGTCGATAACACACTTCAATTCTTcgatcacattttttttaaagactACCTATCTAATTTTGTGTACATTACTCTCCCACCGGGTGAATTTATTGAAGAAGCATATGCCATcaaagacgaaaaaaattatgattttactatttttaacaattctCTAGCTAGCCAAGAGGACTTCCTAAAAAGACAGAACTACCAGCCGAGGTTCTTAAAAGGTATTTGGCTGAAAAAAGATCAGTCCAAGATTTTATTTTACGACAAACAGAACAACGCACTCATGTATGGAACAGGAATTGATAAAACATTTTCTTGGGACAAGAAAGTTCACCCTCGCATTATGAAGAGAGCACTGATAAATATGGAAATCGCTTTGGAAACCATTCGACAGGGAAGCTGTATCCTGAATGATGATATTACTGCGAATCAAGAAACTGAGCGAACGATAAAGGAGTACACGAATGAGTACACTTCGTTCGAACAACGGTTCACAGCACCACATAACCAACTGGTCTCGTCGCACGGCTACCCGGATTACAAACCCCCCCCAGGTGGGTCGATCGGTGGATTATCTGAGGAGTAATTCGCCCCTCGCCAACGCGTTATCGCGAATGAAGCAAGGGAGCAATACATCCCAGGCTGATTCGTCATTCCGCCATTTCGTCTTTTCACCCTTCAGGACTGGAGTACCTGAACCCGCACATCTGGGAGAAGACACCCGAGGAACACAAGGAGCTGATTCTGGATACGGACCGAGTGCAGAAGATCCACTCCAAGTTTCTGAAGAAGTTAGAGCTATACAAGGCGTCGATTGACGACGACCCCTTCACGCAGGAGGTACCGACAGAGAGCGATATTTTAGGAAATTCCAACATGGTACAGGTGGACTACCTGTGAAGTTTGCTTCATACAGTGACCTGTCCTTTCATTTGTCGAAAATTTGCATTTACTTTTTCTCACTCCTTACGAGATGAGAAACATCTCTCTCCCATATTTCactgtcatttttttctcccttttttttttttttgtcattttttttttgtgtgtacatttttatgtacggtgtggcgaaaaaaaaaaaaataataaaataaaataaaataatcaaaCAACGCATATATGCGTATTTTTCACGAAGACGCTATGTAACGAAAGTTTCTTTGGAAAATCTTCTGGACGTGATATATGCAATTTCGCGATTCCCTGAGGAAGACGAGAAAGGGCTCCAATCGCGGGTTCACCTGGATCCCgtccttcctcctcctcctcaccTTCCTATATATGGGAAGTAAATAGTTATCATAAATGAATAcaagcaaaaagaaaaaatgtacattcatGGAGAGTAATGCATTCGTATCTAGCCAATATGGTTCGTCCATGGTTTCtaaaaatatgtgtaagTCGGATAGGAAGGTTTGAGAGTGGTACAATGTTGTGTGCATGAAGTACAGGAAGATCTGCTGAATCCTCTGAAGGTCTGCGTACTCCTTTATCAGATTCAGATAAGCGTGtagatattttaaaaaaatccttctgtTCATTAGTAAGATACTATAACGCATCTGCGTCTGTAGGAACTTGACTGTCTGGAGGTAGACATTGGTTTTCTTTTCCGTGGGGGTGTCTTCGAGGTAACCATCACTACAGTCTTCGTAGTCTGAACCAATGAAGTCTGCGAAATCCCCATCACTAAAATCTTTGCCGACATGGTTATCGACATGGTTATCGACATGGTTATCGACATGGTTATCGACATGGTTACCGACATGGTTATCGACATCGTTACCGACATCGTTACCGAAATCGTTACCGACATGGTTACCGACATGGTTACCGACATCATTGCTTGCGTCGTTGCGGCTCCTCCCGTCGACAGACAGGAACTGCGCCTCCCCCTCTGGGAACCCCGTTACCGCGTTGGGCACCTCCTCATTGGACTTCCCCCAGGGAAGGTGATGTCTCGTCGCTGGACTGCTGTGTGCGTGGAAATGGCTATTAGGCTCATCCATATGGGGACTCACCCATGGCACCTTCTCACTTCCCAATTGAGGGGTTTGCATCCATTTGCCCTCCAATTGCGTTGACTCTCCCCACATCACAGTGTCCAACATGGCTTCCTTCAAAGGAGGATCCCTTAATCGTTCCCCCTGTACTGGGCTTGCTAAATGATTTACCCTGATACCCCCTTCATTGATATCTTTTAAAaggcaattttttctcttcgcaATGGAGTACATCTGATGGGCCATATTTATGTTTGGGGATAGGTCAGATGTTGTGTTGACAGTGGAACCATTCTTTTCATCTGAGAAGAAGTACTCCTGGGGTATCTCCCCTTgaatattttctcctcctccctGCAGATCTTTACCTTTAGttctgtttttctccttcaacaACTTTTTCGTCTTTCCCCTCGTCGTCCCCACATCCTCAAAGATGTCATCTCCCTTGAGTAGCTCTTTTATATCAAAATCGTATACGCTGAAAAAGTTGCTGTACGTGTAGAGGTTTCGTAGTCCCTCTTTCTGTATTGCGTGAAGGTTTTCGCATGTGCTGATGTATGCGTTCGCTCGTGCGACATGTGCGTTTCGACTGAGGAAAGCGGCACCATGGACGGCTGTATCATCCACCATGCTAGCATTCACCGTACCATCGTCCACCTCCTCGATCTGTACATCACAGTAGAGCGACTTGTTGTAGTACTGGTTGTCCAGACGGGTCGCCAGGGTTACCCCGTCATCATGGTGTAGATGCTCACTTAGCGAGATGATAATCGGATGGTTACTAATCTGGTGATCCCCGGTCCCTCCCCCTTTAACAATCAAGTTCCTTCGGATCAGAAATATCATCCCATTTTTGAAGTATACAAAAATACACATGTAGCTGTATAGgaaattcttcttcctgtaTATCGAATCATACAAAATATCACTTCCCTGTATATTCCTGTTGAACACATCGTCCATGtgtcttttccccttcgtgGGGTGCAGACagttccttccattttcatcaCCCACTAAGCAATATACATCTGCTTGATCTTCTGTTAAGAGGTGAGCAGGGTAATGAGTCCACAGGTTCGATACGTTCGCGGGGACGAGAGAAGAAggcattttcatttctccttcCAACTTGGTTCCTTGACAGTAGACGTTGCTACTTCCCAAGGTTATATTGTTCTCCACAGGGAGAGTCACTTCACCGATATCGTTGCTCACATGATGCTCGTAATCACCCTCCCCTGCGAGTCGCCTCATGGTTACTCCTCCTTGGTAGGTCTTAGCCTCCATCTGATATTCCCCCCCGAGGTAAAATGGGTAAGTCTTCATTCCCCCCAAAGCATTTTCCCTATTTATTCGCCCTACGTTACCTGAGAATTTCATCCACTTCAGATTCACCTTCTCTGGATCATCCTCTCCGTTATTAATCTCACTGGGGTGTTCAAAAAAggtcatatattttattagcTTCTTAATGCccttttcgcctttttctcctttctttttctccctctggATAGTCTTCGTTCTGGGCTTCGCCTTCGTTCTGGGCTTCGTCTTCGTTCTggtcatcttcttcatcaccatcttcttcttcttcttcttcttcttttcgaaTTTCTTCAGCAACCCATTTAAGATATTTGCCCCTCTGATGCGACCCCTCTTATGgttgcccttttttccacTAACCACATTACCCTTTCCCTGTTTAGCTAGCATATGCCTGGCAAAATTCCTCAgacatttcttcctcttcttgaTCCCCCCCTGGGTAGCACCACTCCTGGTCAGTCTCTCCATGAGATTGATATTCATGTTTTGCACCTGGACTCCGATTTTAGACGTGTCAATTTCATACAACAAGGAAACGGTGCAATAATTCACTAGTTGGTAAATGTAGTATCTGTTCTTACAGTCATGAAGGTAGAAGAACGTGTAGGTCTCCGTCCCTAGGTGCAAGCTCCTTATGATACAAATATCACAGATGTCTGTTGTCAATGGAAAGACAAAGTTATATAATACCAATCTACTTTCTATATGAAACACGTTAAGTATGTACATCCCATTTTCTGATGTTACTACGAAGAGGTAGTTACCAAAGAGAGCTTGTTTAATGAATTTTCCAACCACTTCATCTTCCCACAATAGGTAAAAGggtttccttcttctcatgACATGACAACCATCGTCGATGGGATTGGTAATGCCATCCCCCAACATACAAGAGATGGTACAATTTTCTGTTCTACTGTcaaagaagaatattttatttttatacttcTCCACGTGAATATTATCCGTATGGTTTCTGTCTCTCTGTGCAAAATCAACTCGCTCATCGACGCTGCAATTACTTCTATTCATTGCATTATTGTAagtgttctttcctttttcgtcgCTGATGAATGCATCTTCCTCTCTTCCGGATGAAGTGTACCTATTTATGCATCTCCTCTCCCCTTGTTCGCAATTCCTATTGAAGGACCCACCCCCTCTGATGATTCTTTTCAATCCCTCAGTTGGGATCCTCTTACTACTACTGTTGTTTCCTGTGTCGAATGTATACCTCTTCAATGTGTTCCCGCTTAGATAGTttctgttttcattttcttcgtcatgattttccttctttacacCGTAGGGATTTGTCTCGTCTTGGTCTGTGCCTTCCCTCTCAGGCCAACCGTAATGCTCCTCCGTTTCGAACAAGTCCTCTCCTCCAACCCGTTTGGCGTTCCTCTCGGTGTAGTTGTGCGTCCCGTCCACTTCTCCGTACAGCTGCGTTCGCCTCGATGATTGTTGCATCGGAACGGTTTCCTTCGGGCTTTGTTGCACTTTAAGAGACTCCAGGTGCATTATTCTTGTAGCCCCTCCAGCGTTaactccttccccttcagaATCGCCGACATCTGACTCCTCTCCTTCCTCATCGTCtccttcctctccccctGCAATCACATGCATTTCCTCTTCCAAATGCTCCTTCACTTTGTCTCTGTCCACCCTATCTACACCACCCAAGGAACCGCGCACCCATGTGTCATCCCCTTGCATAACATGCTCACGGTTTACCACGCTTGTCTTAACTGGTGCACTGTGAAGCCTCTGATCCAAAATCCCATTGGAAtaaagaacctttccttccagtttgccttttttttttggttgttctcttttcctACGTTCATATGAATTGTATGGAGTCATCCTTTCGAAGCTTCGCTTCTGCTTCGTTTTCATTTCCTGGTTACTGATGCTACGGGTATCACAGGACTTACCAATAGGCTCTCCAAATTGACCATCCTCCAACTGGCCGTCTCTATAGTCATCATTAAGTACACCGCTACGCGCGTCCATGTACTCATCAGCGCATTCACCACTATACGCTCCGCCACTGTTGTAGCCATCACTGTATTCATCTTCACGTACACACATATTATTGTTCCTTCCACGGGATACCAGTTCTCCATCATTTAGCCATGAGCTCCTCACTACACCATCTTTCTTAATGCTCTCACATGGTTGTGAGAATTGTCTCTCTTGAATCTTCATCCCATATTTCGGCGTCACGTTTGTCTGTTCCTCATTGTTACAGTCCTCAAGCCCTTCACTTGTGTAGTTCCCTTTAGCCTGGTTCGATCTAGACAATTCTCCAACGTTAACATCatttgaagaataaaattcgCCACTTCTATTTTTACCTGTAcgtatttccttctttcttataTTGTATGAATCCATAATTTCCTTGCATCCTCTGGGTGGCACCTTTGCCACCAGCTGCGATTCCTCCACGTACCTCAACTCTGCATGAGGATTGAAGTTTTCCCACTCCCTGTCTGAATCCTTGCCGGTTCTGCGTTTCTTAGgcctcttctttcttttcgcGCTGGGACTTTCGTTCAAACCTTCGTTGGCATCTCCGTTAGGACCTCCGTTGAGACCTCCGTTGAGACCTCCGTTGGGATCCCCATTGGGATCCCTGTTGGGATTTTCGCTTGGATACTTTTCGGCCTCTTTTCTGGCCTCCCTCTTGGCTTCCCTTCTGGCCTCCCTTCTGGCTTCCCTTCTGGCCGCTCTTCTTGCCTCCTTCTTAGCTTCGCTCGTTTCACTCCACACTCTATCCTGTACCTCCACTCTCAAATTCTCTCCCTTCTCCTCGTTCTGGATATCCTCCATTGAATTTCCCATGTGCCCGATTTCCTTGTCTTCacctcctttttgttttttttttcttgtctctCTCCTTGTCTCCTTCCTAAATGTTGGTGCACAATCCCCTCCTTCCACCTCCGCCCTTTCTCCCGCCGGGTCCCAATTCAACTGTTCCGTTGACTCCATAATCTTTTCCTCTGAAGGCCTCTCAGAATACTCTCCTTTTGATTGCTCCACTGGACGTTCTGCCTGTCGATCTGACAGCACTGTCCTTGCTGCGTTGGCTTCCTCCACTTGGCGGTCACAGTGTCCATCAACCGTTTGGTTCGTAACCCCCTTGACCGTTTCCACCCCTGTtgctctcccttttttctgccttttcttcccatccTTCACGCCTTCCTTACTATCCTCTTTAGCGCTTTCCTTGATACCCTCCTTTCGCTCCCTCTTGActctcttcttcccttcatcCCCCTTGGCACCCCCCTTGGTGTCCCTCCTGTTGGCCCCGGAACTCTCCTTCTTAACTTTACGTTTCTTTCTGTCTTCATTACCCTTTAAATCTGAGAGGCGCATATTCCCTTCTCGTTCCTTCTGCACCGGATACCTCGAATTCCCTTCCACCTTGTTCACGTAACTGTCCATCCCTCCACAGTCTTCCATTCGGGGGAGTCCGCAGAAATCTTCATCCAAAAGGGGTATGGTGGTAGCAGCATAGCTATCCTTATTGTAGTTGTTTCTTATAATGTCCAGAATTTTCAAgtcgatatttttattactcTCCTCCATGGACTCATCATCATTGAGTGAATTCATGGGGGAAGACCTGCTTCCTTCCTCGTTTGCCAAGTATCCGGAGGATGTTCGACGAGGTCTATTACTGTACATATGATTGTTGTCGTAGCTGTACTTGTTACTATTTTCATTGTCCTCATTAACGTATTCTACGTTCACGATACTCAGATTTTCATTACTAGTGAGGTAACGCCCCAGCTCCAAGTGACTTTCTGTgtatttcctccctttcttttcaacgctgcttctcctccttgtctttttttctttagtactttttattttatttattttatttttttcgcctcTTCCTTTGCTCTGCCTGTTGCTACTGCGCGGGTTACTGCCAAACGGTGGATTACTATCTACGCGGGGGTTACTATCTACGCGGGGGTTACTATCCATGCTGAGGTTCCTGCCCGTGGGGATGACCTCTTTACCGCCTTTATCGTTGTCGACATATTCTCTCTCTTCCTCATCTTCTCCGATGTCAACTCCTTCctgctcctcctccttcttatcatcatcgtcgtcgtCGTCCCCACCGGCGTCGTTGTTGTGGccatttcccctcccccgATCCCTGTCATTCCCGTCGTCCTCGTCGTCCCCGTCTCCGCCACTGCACATCGTCCCATCCCCCCCCACACCACTACCCATAACAGATCCGCTCATCCCCTTATTCACCCTACCACCACCCCCGCTATAATTGCTCTGTCCACTGTGCCCTCCCTCACTGCTAACCTCCTGATGTGATTCCGCGGCTGCCGCAAGTGCCTCCCACAGAGGGAGGACTCCCCTCAGTGCAAACTCGACGCATTTGACAACTATCCAAATGAACCACCTCATGAAGGAGGGAAAGTCGTAAATATACCTGACAGTCCTATTACGATATTTTCTCTCTCCAGAAATGGGATCCtctaagaaaaaattccatttcAAACTATCACTAAAGTAAGGATGAATATCCACGTTGTAATTACAAACTGTGCACTGTAAAATGTGTATAATTTCATGCGACTTTGTGTTTTCCACAACATTTCCATGCTCATCGTAGAGGTACTTTATTTTGGGGGTTATTCTGTTCTTTGGTTTCCTTTCTACAATATCCTTTCCGGACTTGACTTTCGGGTTGTTCTGTTGTACCATATCCGTTGCATGGTCTCGGTTGCACTTTAACGTAATTTCGTTAATTTCAAGGAAGACTTGGTTGTAAAATGGTCTCAACTTCAAGGCCCGTATGTTTATTTGTACGATGTAGACGGAGCCATTGGATGCACCAATGACGAGTTGATCAGATGCACTCGACCAACTTGCGTCCACTGCACAGGTTTGCTCCTCCAAGAGGCTCTGTATTATTAGGAAGCACTTAGCATACCtgttaactttttttctttttttccgacTCAGTTTGTGCGTTTTCCGACCGGGAGGGTGCTCACTGTGCGTACCGTAACTCTGTTGCTGTTGATGTTGATGTTGATGTTTGACAACTTCGGAGGGGTGCCTACCCTGAACCATGTGAGGATTCCCCTGGGGGGGATGCATTTTCCCAGAGTACTGAACCCttttaaggaaaattttccagaGAGAAATGATTCCATTATCACTGCACTGGCAATACAAGCTatataatttcttcctcttccgaTCTATAAAAACCTTGTCCCCAATTTTCGCGACTCTAATACAACTGCTGTGCCCATCGAGGAACAACCTCCTCCTGTTTATCTGGTCgctattattaatttttagaAGGACTCCACAATTCCTCCCATTATTTGGAATGTGTGTGATGCTAGCATACTTCCCGAAGGTGTCAAAATAGATGTGTCGAATAGTTGGGGTATCAATATTTTGATTCGTCTCGTTCATTTGCTCCTCATACAAGCATTCAAAATACTCTCTGTTGATGCCTTGCGACTGAGTGAACTCTC contains the following coding sequences:
- a CDS encoding WD repeat-containing protein, putative, with the protein product MYTEKLNLNSENEKITSLDFQPCSTVNRLAISSLHQIKIYRIPVYDTSSKGKIHIELLFISNDHNLVYINTIRWSFNGQYLASCDSGGTLVCYELNSQKNGKVSGEEIKNLPKEVSTKYTVGNISTQGNSNNREEWKITRYIKILESGEIFDLAWSRDNEHVVCGVSKGMVYIFNLKKSYISHKLFVKGTRENIKGVSFHPTNNCILAQSSDNIVCLWRKMNIYPEQKNYLLTCGGQGKRSFEKEEKEDTCSPKYDCTNTNQAGEFTQSQGINREYFECLYEEQMNETNQNIDTPTIRHIYFDTFGKYASITHIPNNGRNCGVLLKINNSDQINRRRLFLDGHSSCIRVAKIGDKVFIDRKRKKLYSLYCQCSDNGIISLWKIFLKRVQYSGKMHPPQGNPHMVQGRHPSEVVKHQHQHQQQQSYGTHSEHPPGRKTHKLSRKKRKKVNRYAKCFLIIQSLLEEQTCAVDASWSSASDQLVIGASNGSVYIVQINIRALKLRPFYNQVFLEINEITLKCNRDHATDMVQQNNPKVKSGKDIVERKPKNRITPKIKYLYDEHGNVVENTKSHEIIHILQCTVCNYNVDIHPYFSDSLKWNFFLEDPISGERKYRNRTVRYIYDFPSFMRWFIWIVVKCVEFALRGVLPLWEALAAAAESHQEVSSEGGHSGQSNYSGGGGRVNKGMSGSVMGSGVGGDGTMCSGGDGDDEDDGNDRDRGRGNGHNNDAGGDDDDDDDKKEEEQEGVDIGEDEEEREYVDNDKGGKEVIPTGRNLSMDSNPRVDSNPRVDSNPPFGSNPRSSNRQSKGRGEKNKINKIKSTKEKKTRRRSSVEKKGRKYTESHLELGRYLTSNENLSIVNVEYVNEDNENSNKYSYDNNHMYSNRPRRTSSGYLANEEGSRSSPMNSLNDDESMEESNKNIDLKILDIIRNNYNKDSYAATTIPLLDEDFCGLPRMEDCGGMDSYVNKVEGNSRYPVQKEREGNMRLSDLKGNEDRKKRKVKKESSGANRRDTKGGAKGDEGKKRVKRERKEGIKESAKEDSKEGVKDGKKRQKKGRATGVETVKGVTNQTVDGHCDRQVEEANAARTVLSDRQAERPVEQSKGEYSERPSEEKIMESTEQLNWDPAGERAEVEGGDCAPTFRKETRRETRKKKQKGGEDKEIGHMGNSMEDIQNEEKGENLRVEVQDRVWSETSEAKKEARRAARREARREARREAKREARKEAEKYPSENPNRDPNGDPNGGLNGGLNGGPNGDANEGLNESPSAKRKKRPKKRRTGKDSDREWENFNPHAELRYVEESQLVAKVPPRGCKEIMDSYNIRKKEIRTGKNRSGEFYSSNDVNVGELSRSNQAKGNYTSEGLEDCNNEEQTNVTPKYGMKIQERQFSQPCESIKKDGVVRSSWLNDGELVSRGRNNNMCVREDEYSDGYNSGGAYSGECADEYMDARSGVLNDDYRDGQLEDGQFGEPIGKSCDTRSISNQEMKTKQKRSFERMTPYNSYERRKREQPKKKGKLEGKVLYSNGILDQRLHSAPVKTSVVNREHVMQGDDTWVRGSLGGVDRVDRDKVKEHLEEEMHVIAGGEEGDDEEGEESDVGDSEGEGVNAGGATRIMHLESLKVQQSPKETVPMQQSSRRTQLYGEVDGTHNYTERNAKRVGGEDLFETEEHYGWPEREGTDQDETNPYGVKKENHDEENENRNYLSGNTLKRYTFDTGNNSSSKRIPTEGLKRIIRGGGSFNRNCEQGERRCINRYTSSGREEDAFISDEKGKNTYNNAMNRSNCSVDERVDFAQRDRNHTDNIHVEKYKNKIFFFDSRTENCTISCMLGDGITNPIDDGCHVMRRRKPFYLLWEDEVVGKFIKQALFGNYLFVVTSENGMYILNVFHIESRLVLYNFVFPLTTDICDICIIRSLHLGTETYTFFYLHDCKNRYYIYQLVNYCTVSLLYEIDTSKIGVQVQNMNINLMERLTRSGATQGGIKKRKKCLRNFARHMLAKQGKGNVVSGKKGNHKRGRIRGANILNGLLKKFEKKKKKKKKMVMKKMTRTKTKPRTKAKPRTKTIQREKKKGEKGEKGIKKLIKYMTFFEHPSEINNGEDDPEKVNLKWMKFSGNVGRINRENALGGMKTYPFYLGGEYQMEAKTYQGGVTMRRLAGEGDYEHHVSNDIGEVTLPVENNITLGSSNVYCQGTKLEGEMKMPSSLVPANVSNLWTHYPAHLLTEDQADVYCLVGDENGRNCLHPTKGKRHMDDVFNRNIQGSDILYDSIYRKKNFLYSYMCIFVYFKNGMIFLIRRNLIVKGGGTGDHQISNHPIIISLSEHLHHDDGVTLATRLDNQYYNKSLYCDVQIEEVDDGTVNASMVDDTAVHGAAFLSRNAHVARANAYISTCENLHAIQKEGLRNLYTYSNFFSVYDFDIKELLKGDDIFEDVGTTRGKTKKLLKEKNRTKGKDLQGGGENIQGEIPQEYFFSDEKNGSTVNTTSDLSPNINMAHQMYSIAKRKNCLLKDINEGGIRVNHLASPVQGERLRDPPLKEAMLDTVMWGESTQLEGKWMQTPQLGSEKVPWVSPHMDEPNSHFHAHSSPATRHHLPWGKSNEEVPNAVTGFPEGEAQFLSVDGRSRNDASNDVGNHVGNHVGNDFGNDVGNDVDNHVGNHVDNHVDNHVDNHVDNHVGKDFSDGDFADFIGSDYEDCSDGYLEDTPTEKKTNVYLQTVKFLQTQMRYSILLMNRRIFLKYLHAYLNLIKEYADLQRIQQIFLYFMHTTLYHSQTFLSDLHIFLETMDEPYWLDTNALLSMNVHFFFLLVFIYDNYLLPIYRKVRRRRKDGIQVNPRLEPFLVFLRESRNCIYHVQKIFQRNFRYIASS